A single region of the Macrobrachium rosenbergii isolate ZJJX-2024 chromosome 5, ASM4041242v1, whole genome shotgun sequence genome encodes:
- the LOC136838710 gene encoding LOW QUALITY PROTEIN: uncharacterized protein (The sequence of the model RefSeq protein was modified relative to this genomic sequence to represent the inferred CDS: inserted 1 base in 1 codon), with protein MGDTNHACRGFETPSLGGDLWPMGFDVDLALETPGTRKDPGSGLNPGLVNVSLNSLHSNNGNSATGGYNDIHHLTGLSSILQRSDDLHTGDICQMTDLTNSLPKGDSESAQSLLAKLACHDLGPDLTASVDANHKAIETALFDPNAAALSHAGGNGVSNVLSHKNSLETADVYGRMTCYGGKLILQLRHFNLNTNYTLNVTECWLCGDKVNSGPQLCPHKHSLNGLFQVNDEYVQLEIEHYIIPEHALDTPDSQDMTDNMLQHSDTSGLHQDMGTTRDLDIPESLPGNGDALGLDSGTGVSIGGSSATLHYTGAPDNGLMPSLSVAPNLLSHAMGGQPCLNQSFGQLPLPSMSVANNSVDMNSNIPDIVKNEISTSVMGCASSTPVIGLTHSEEVSSGPVMSAPVQRKLPMHSNQISLVNSYAVDNVLTNFNVDEQLNNAPMPSHSVLRDVSAQNKSTLPYHLPFSDSDYSCPPENVSNIPEKQLSNPCLTPLDSVSLNLESQTQQTDSTAKKQGVGSKRRKGRVQRKPSVYQDANNRMDLSENVSTKILTDDAPQKSSGNTVKNERLGGNPAECRQITRSDASFEDWIRRNLPEDDLIVSENPLKSSSEIAAKLETTETNLESAKKENEITEKSPKSREPDQTSRLADHMLRRGIDLVCRVCQKDFGKNIKVYKDHMKEHGIKETELFACCFCTKMFSKWKHYTQHLRTHVKNHRFSCRLCTASYSRYAKLQRHMLTHGQEAPKNFECEKCSRSFTTKYYLISHLSSHLEKKFKCDTCGFLCSNLYNLDVHKKSHLLDKPFKCKLCEKTFLRKDFLKNHMDNIHENKKLTCEICGKLFSRRDVLKRHIAVHNNEKHECEICSKKFTRKDILLTHLKSHKNAASYKCSLCPASFIKKNVLDKHEKIHKVKEQCKICYTFLPSKLSLLNHMKLHSPENSKDENNRMHKCEICNKSLTTKDILRKHMRKIHGKLPKTVKQIKPVEREKRFFCQWCSKGFTRSCNLNSHXLKAHSKDTEDEFEDDLSSVLKSKLESSSVEKTTSSSSSTSSTSTSSYQSAASSSAALTSASGVTGASQNTNFLVVGPFTGGLPPASPSSSPPHPSPALPVSSHFPSSGPPDSPINLSTDAITAAAYLLAYLSYPGPY; from the exons ATGGGTGACACTAATCATGCATGCCGGGGGTTTGAAACCCCCAGCCTTGGGGGTGATCTGTGGCCAATGGGTTTTGATGTTGATCTGGCTCTCGAGACTCCTGGAACACGGAAAGACCCAGGGAGCGGCCTGAATCCTGGACTGGTTAATGTGAGTTTAAATTCTTTGCATTCAAATAATGGTAATTCTGCCACTGGTggttataatgatattcatcacTTGACTGGTCTTTCATCAATATTACAAAGATCAGATGATTTACACACTGGAGACATATGTCAGATGACGGACCTAACAAACTCTCTACCTAAAGGAGATAGTGAGTCTGCTCAGAGTCTGTTAGCAAAGTTAGCATGCCATGATCTTGGACCTGACTTAACAGCAAGTGTAGATGCAAATCACAAGGCAATTGAAACAGCCTTATTTGATCCAAATGCTGCTGCTTTATCCCATGCTGGTGGAAATGGTGTGTCTAATGTGCTATCACACAAAAATTCTCTTGAAACAGCAGATGTTTATGGCAGAATGACTTGCTATGGAGGTAAACTTATACTGCAGCTGAGACACTTCaatttaaatacaaattacaCATTAAATGTTACTGAGTGTTGGCTTTGTGGTGACAAAGTAAATTCAGGTCCACAGTTATGCCCCCACAAGCATTcactgaatggactttttcaggTGAATGATGAATATGTTCAGTTGGAAATTGAACATTACATTATACCTGAACATGCACTTGACACTCCAGACAGTCAAGATATGACTGACAACATGCTCCAGCATTCAGATACTTCAGGATTACACCAGGATATGGGCACAACTAGAGACTTAGATATCCCAGAAAGCCTGCCAGGAAATGGAGATGCTTTGGGTTTAGATAGTGGGACTGGAGTAAGCATTGGTGGCAGTAGTGCTACGTTGCACTACACTGGTGCCCCTGATAATGGATTAATGCCTTCTCTCAGTGTAGCACCTAATCTTTTGAGTCATGCCATGGGTGGCCAGCCCTGTCTGAATCAGTCCTTTGGACAGCTACCTTTACCCTCAATGTCAGTTGCTAATAATTCTGTGGACATGAATTCCAACATTCCTGATATAGTAAAAAATGAGA TTAGCACTTCAGTCATGGGTTGTGCATCAAGTACACCTGTAATTGGTTTAACACATTCAGAGGAAGTTTCTTCTGGTCCAGTAATGTCAGCTCCTGTCCAGAGGAAGTTACCTATGCATAGCAATCAGATATCTCTTGTGAACAGTTATGCTGTTGACAATGTACTTACAAACTTTAATGTAGATGAACAGCTAAATAACGCTCCAATGCCCAGTCACTCTGTCTTACGTGATGTCAGTgcccaaaacaaaagtacattgCCTTACCATTTGCCTTTTTCTGACAGTGATTACTCCTGTCCTCCTGAAAATGTAAGTAATATACCAGAAAAGCAACTTAGCAACCCTTGCTTGACTCCTTTAGATTCAGTCTCTCTGAACTTAGAATCTCAAACACAGCAGACTGACAGTACTGCAAAGAAGCAAGGTGTTGGTTCAAAAAGGAGAAAGGGCAGAGTTCAGAGGAAACCAAGTGTATATCAGGATGCTAATAACAGGATGGATTTGTCAGAAAATGTTTCTACAAAAATCTTGACTGATGATGCCCCTCAGAAATCTTCAGGCAATACTGTGAAAAATGAGCGCTTAGGAGGCAATCCTGCCGAATGTCGCCAGATAACTCGATCTGACGCTAGTTTTGAGGACTGGATCAGACGGAATTTGCCAGAAGACGATCTTATTGTGTCTGAAAATCCTCTGAAAAGCTCTAGCGAAATTGCTGCGAAATTAGAAACCACAGAAACAAATCTTGAGTctgctaaaaaagaaaatgaaattacagagAAGTCCCCCAAATCCAGAGAACCAGATCAAACTTCCCGTTTAGCAGACCATATGTTGAGAAGAGGTATAGATCTTGTATGCCGAGTATGCCAGAAAGACTTTGGAAAAAACATAAAGGTTTATAAAGATCATATGAAGGAGCATGGCATTAAGGAAACTGAGTTGTTTGCTTGCTGTTTTTgtacaaaaatgttttcaaaatggaaacattACACTCAGCATCTTCGGACTCATGTCAAGAACCATAGGTTTTCTTGTAGGTTGTGTACTGCAAGTTATTCAAGGTATGCCAAATTACAAAGGCATATGTTAACCCATGGTCAAGAAGCCCCAAAGAACTTTGAATGTGAAAAGTGCTCAAGGTCTTtcacaacaaaatattacttaatttcTCACCTTTCATCACATCTTGAAAAAAAGTTCAAGTGTGACACTTGCGGATTTTTGTGTTCAAACTTGTATAATTTAGATGTTCATAAGAAGAGCCATTTGTTAGATAAACCATTCAAGTGTAAACTTTGTGAAAAAACATTTCTtagaaaagattttttgaaaaatcatatggacaacatacatgaaaataaaaagctaacATGTGAAATTTGTGGTAAACTCTTCTCTCGTCGGGATGTATTAAAGAGACACATAGCTGTGCAcaataatgaaaaacatgaatGTGAAATATGTTCCAAGAAGTTTACCAGAAAAGATATATTACTGACTCATTTGAAATCACACAAAAATGCTGCTTCCTATAAATGTTCTTTGTGCCCAGcatcatttatcaaaaaaaatgttttagataaGCATGAGAAAATTCATAAAGTTAAAGAGCAGTGCAAAATTTGTTATACTTTCTTGCCATCTAAACTGAGTCTGTTAAATCACATGAAACTGCATTCCCCCGAGAATTCAAAGGATGAAAATAATCGTATGCATAAATGTGAGATCTGTAACAAATCTTTAACCACGAAGGACATTTTGAGAAAGCACATGCGTAAAATACACGGTAAACTTCCCAAAacagtgaaacaaataaaacctgttGAGAGGGAGAAACGTTTCTTTTGCCAGTGGTGTTCTAAGGGATTTACGCGTAGTTGTAATCTTAATTCCC CTTTGAAAGCACACAGTAAGGACACTGAAGATGAGTTTGAAGATGATCTCTCTTCTGTACTGAAATCAAAATTAGAAAGCAGTAGTGTAGAAAAAACTACAAGTTCTAGTTCTTCAACATCATCTACAAGTACTTCATCATACCAGTCGGCAGCATCGTCATCAGCTGCCTTAACATCAGCCAGTGGAGTTACTGGTGCCTCTCAGAATACAAATTTTCTGGTTGTTGGTCCTTTTACAGGTGGCCTCCCTCCAGCTTcgccctcttcttctcctcctcatccttcacCTGCACTTCCAgtttcatctcattttccttcttctggtcCACCTGACTCTCCAATTAATTTGTCAACAGATGCTATTACTGCGGCAGCTTATCTTCTAGCATACCTGTCATATCCAGGTCCTTATTAG